Genomic DNA from uncultured Acetobacterium sp.:
TTCGTCTTGAGGCATACAACGTGATATAACAATTGTCGGTACTGTGTTAGTCTTCAGCTATAACATAAAACCAGGCAATCATTTTGCCTGGTTTTTGTGTTATAATAAGACATTCGATTAATCATTCTACAAATTATTTTAGAATGCATTTTACAAAGCATTTTACAAAGCATTTTACAAAGCATTTTACAAAGCATTTAATTCAAATAAAAGGAAAAAATAATGGCAGATAATAATAAAAGTGGCATTCGCCAGAGCTATATCAAAGAACTGGATGACCTGATTGGTTATGAAATGGAAAACCAGGTTCTTTTGGATGAATATACTTTAGAAATCATGAAACGACTGACCCTGGCGACGAAGCGGGAGATACTGATATGTACCAATGACAAAAACCGGGTCCAGTGGGTCAATATTGGTGATGCATCTACCGTCAATATCGGCAATGCCGAGATGCTGTACCATGTTAAGGCGCTGAACAAATATCGGGTGATCCATACCCATCCCGGCGGAAATCCCCGGCTGTCCGCCGAGGATTTTTCGGCAGCCAAAAAACAGAATCTCCAATGCATCATCGCCATTGGGGTCGATGAAAAAATATCGACGGCTTTCAGTATTGGTGTGCCGGTGGTTGAAGATGATACTATGGAATACGGACAGGCGCTGTTTAAAACCCTGAAAGAACTGAATAAGTTTCCGCTGGAGCACTACATACTTTTGGCCGACCGGTTTATCAAAGATGATCCCAATAACAAATTTGATTCCGAAGATGAAGAGGAACGGGCGCTGCTGATTGGCTTGGATCTGCCCGGGAATAAAGGCGTGGAGCTGGTTGATTCCATGGAAGAACTGCGACAACTGGTAAAAACCGCCGGCGGAACCGTTCTTGAGCAGGTTTGCCAAGCCAGAAGTCAGGTTGATACCACTTTTTATGTGGGCAAGGGTAAACTTCAAGAGTTGATTAAGGTGATTCAGAATAACGATATCAACCTGATTGTCGCCAATGACGAGCTGAATTCCCGGCAGATTGCCAACATCGAAGCGGCCACCGGGACAAAAACTGTGGATCGAACCACCATTATTCTGGATATTTTCGCCCGGCATGCCAAAACCAAAGAAGGCAAGCTTCAGGTGGAACTAGCGCAACAGAAATATCGGATGAGCCATTTAAAAGGATTGGGAATTGTTATGTCCCGGACCGGGGGCGGCATCGGTACCCGGGGTCCCGGCGAAAAGAAGCTGGAAACTGACCGACGTCATATCCGAAAACAGTTGGAAGAACTGGAAGCCCGGATTGACCGAATCAACAAAAGCAATCAGTTGAATGCCGTTCAGCGAGAAAAAAATAAAATTAAAACCGTCAGTTTAATTGGCTATACCAATTCCGGCAAAAGCACCTTATTTAATCGGCTGACCCAAAGTGAGGTCGTAACAAAAGATGGTCTCTTTGTCACTCTGGATTCGACCCTGAGAAAGGTGGATCCGGAACATGGGGATTATCTGGTCTCAGACACCGTTGGTTTTATCGATAAGCTGCCCCATGATTTAATTAAGGCCTTCAAAACAACCCTGATGGAAGTGGAAACAGCGGATCTGCTGCTTCATGTGGTAGATGTATCCAATCATAATTACGAAGCCCAAATCACCGTGGTCAATCAGGTACTGGCGGATATCGGAGCCGGTCATAAAAAAGTCATGACGATCTATAATAAAATCGATAAGCTATCCCCAGAAGAACGAGAAGCCTTTTTGCTTAGAAATCAGGGGGCTGTTGATGAACTGACCCTTTACATTTCAGCTAAAGAAGGGGTGGAAATCGATCTTTTGTTTGAAACAGTCAGTCGGGTACTAATCGGTGAAAAACGTGTCGTGCAATTGCTGATTCCCTATGACGACAATAAATCCCTGGCACTGCTTCATGAAATGAAGGTCGTTCAGGAGATTGACTATCAAGCTGAGGGCAATCTGGTGACCATTGAAATGACTGATGATTTTCCCACCCGCCTTTTTGAGAAGTATCAGGTGGCAGAGGTATAAATAGTGGATGATTATAAAACCGTACTAACCCCGGATGAAACCGAGATCGAAATAAAGAAGTCCCGCTTTATCAATGTGGTATTTCATATTGAAGATGAAGAAACGGCCGAATCGATTCTCGCTGATACCCGGAAGAAGCATTATAAAGCCACCCATGTGTGCTGGGCTTATGTTCTTAACACCAACCCGAAACGTCAGAAGGCCAGTGACGATGGCGAACCCTCCGGCACAGCGGGAAAACCGATTCTTGATATCATCAATCATCGCGAATTAAAAGATGTTTTAGTCGTGGTGATCCGCTATTTTGGTGGTGTTAAACTGGGTACCGGCGGTTTAATCCGGGCTTATGGCGGCGGCGCCAGTGATGTTCTCAATCATTGCACCATCATCAAAAAACAGTTCTCGGATCAATTGGATCTGGTGGTCAGTTACTCCAGCTACGGCGGTCTGAGCAACGGCCTGCAGGAAAAAGAAGTGATTCCAGTGAATGAAGATTTTGGCGAAAATATAACCCTGACTTTTCAGATTCCGGTGGCTGAGACAAACGGTTTTTTAGCCTGGGTAGAAGACAAAACCAACGCGACTGCCCAGGTAATCATGGGTGAGCAGGCATTTGTAGATGTGGTCGTTTCGCAACAATAAAACTGATTCTTAAATGGCTGTTGTTGTAAAGTAGTGTAGTTGGAAGTGCATTCATCGTTAGTTATATATCTAACGAGCGAAACCCTTTACAAAAGCCATAAAGTTGGATATAATTGCCATAGTAAAAAATTAATGCTGAGTTTTAAATTTGTGTGGATACAATAATGTATTTTAATTTAAAACAGAGAATAAAAATATCGAAGGTGATGCTTTCGGTATTTTTTCTTTTTGGCGTAAAATTACGTATTCAAAAATATCTGTGGCACTCTAAAGGTTTATTAGTTATAATAGCAAGGCTCTATTAATGTCAATTAACCGAGGAAGGACCAACGCATGAGTAAAAACAATCGTGTTACATTTCTATTTAAGCTGCTGTTATTGGCTTACTTGGGATTTCTATTTATCATGACCCTATTACCGGATTCAACCAACATCACCTATGAAACAACCGTAAATTTTGTACCGTTTAGTAGCATTGATAACTTTTTTTATGATATCATGGCCAACGGTTTTATTAACTGGGAATTTTTAGCAACCAAGCCGACTGGTGTTGCTGATATTGTTTTATATACATTTACCGATTCATTCAAAAATCTGGCAGGAAACATTATCTTGTTCGTTCCGTTGGGACTTTTATATCCATTATCAAGAAAAAGC
This window encodes:
- the hflX gene encoding GTPase HflX; this translates as MADNNKSGIRQSYIKELDDLIGYEMENQVLLDEYTLEIMKRLTLATKREILICTNDKNRVQWVNIGDASTVNIGNAEMLYHVKALNKYRVIHTHPGGNPRLSAEDFSAAKKQNLQCIIAIGVDEKISTAFSIGVPVVEDDTMEYGQALFKTLKELNKFPLEHYILLADRFIKDDPNNKFDSEDEEERALLIGLDLPGNKGVELVDSMEELRQLVKTAGGTVLEQVCQARSQVDTTFYVGKGKLQELIKVIQNNDINLIVANDELNSRQIANIEAATGTKTVDRTTIILDIFARHAKTKEGKLQVELAQQKYRMSHLKGLGIVMSRTGGGIGTRGPGEKKLETDRRHIRKQLEELEARIDRINKSNQLNAVQREKNKIKTVSLIGYTNSGKSTLFNRLTQSEVVTKDGLFVTLDSTLRKVDPEHGDYLVSDTVGFIDKLPHDLIKAFKTTLMEVETADLLLHVVDVSNHNYEAQITVVNQVLADIGAGHKKVMTIYNKIDKLSPEEREAFLLRNQGAVDELTLYISAKEGVEIDLLFETVSRVLIGEKRVVQLLIPYDDNKSLALLHEMKVVQEIDYQAEGNLVTIEMTDDFPTRLFEKYQVAEV
- a CDS encoding YigZ family protein; the encoded protein is MDDYKTVLTPDETEIEIKKSRFINVVFHIEDEETAESILADTRKKHYKATHVCWAYVLNTNPKRQKASDDGEPSGTAGKPILDIINHRELKDVLVVVIRYFGGVKLGTGGLIRAYGGGASDVLNHCTIIKKQFSDQLDLVVSYSSYGGLSNGLQEKEVIPVNEDFGENITLTFQIPVAETNGFLAWVEDKTNATAQVIMGEQAFVDVVVSQQ
- a CDS encoding VanZ family protein translates to MSKNNRVTFLFKLLLLAYLGFLFIMTLLPDSTNITYETTVNFVPFSSIDNFFYDIMANGFINWEFLATKPTGVADIVLYTFTDSFKNLAGNIILFVPLGLLYPLSRKSKVGFFHAFIVILGTTFSIELIQYLFLTSRRADIDDIILNLIGGLIGFVIYKWIE